A section of the Diabrotica virgifera virgifera chromosome 8, PGI_DIABVI_V3a genome encodes:
- the LOC126890325 gene encoding uncharacterized protein LOC126890325 → MPMKASDFRQLYRKRDIIEQRLNNFIKFIESMTNIAINDLSEDHFSQIELNTERTESLFTEFDEIQMSIELNCQDQDIQQEYAKRQRLDTIFSKTFSRARTMLKRKCSDLSSSQSKRLDISHEYSGLEGVKLPPIQLPVFHGDYLKWIEFKDTFEGLIHNNKVLADIQKYHYLRASLKGDALKIIQSLDFSAQNYNSAWQTLCNRFDNSRMLVNNHLKALFEIENLNKESALGLRSMIDSVKKHLFALKSLQLPTEHWDAIMVYLVSGKLDKFSSREWEKRKIDNSLPSLNEFLEFLKNRADFLETIELSNVTKPDYKSNYQDKRSRSLLTSKSRSCNFCKQNHLIYLCEEFLKLSVAQRWDKIKQLNLCRNCLCTGHSYKQCKSFGCKICKAKHSSLLHENKPSDIHVKENSSINFNPNNDSENEPNKVKLSTNTSENNVNRNEIVLKNNCSNNDYVLLSTAKVRVHDRYGNTHIARVILDSGSQSCFITEDFLNLKQGGSWRRLDVKGPPPPAAPGRTRVEQGKHKSKQKQNEKHKRHSA, encoded by the coding sequence ATGCCTATGAAAGCTTCTGATTTTCGTCAATTATATCGCAAAAGAGATATAATTGAACAAagattaaacaattttattaaatttatagaGTCGATGACAAATATCGCGATTAATGATTTAAGCGAAGACCATTTTTCGCAGATAGAATTGAATACAGAAAGAACTGAAAGTTTGTTTACTGAATTTGATGAAATCCAAATGTCAATTGAATTAAATTGTCAGGATCAAGATATTCAACAAGAGTATGCGAAAAGACAACGATTAGATActatattttcaaaaacttttTCTAGAGCAAGAACGATGTTAAAAAGAAAATGTTCCGATTTATCCAGTTCACAGTCGAAAAGGTTAGACATAAGCCATGAATATAGTGGATTAGAAGGTGTCAAATTACCTCCTATTCAGTTACCTGTCTTTCATGGGGACTATTTGAAGTGGATTGAGTTTAAAGATACTTTTGAAGGGTTAATTCATAATAATAAAGTATTGGCAGATATtcaaaaatatcattatttaCGTGCGAGTTTAAAAGGTGATGCATTGAAAATTATACAAAGTTTAGATTTTTCTGCACAAAATTACAATTCTGCATGGCAGACTCTATGCAACAGATTTGACAACTCTCGGATGTTAGTAAACAAtcatttaaaagctctttttgagattgaaaatttaaataaagaatcTGCATTAGGTCTTAGAAGCATGATAGATTCAGTTAAAAAGCATTTATTCGCTTTAAAATCACTTCAACTACCGACTGAACATTGGGATGCTATTATGGTGTATTTGGTAAGTGGTAAATTGGATAAATTTAGTTCTAGGGAAtgggaaaaaagaaaaatagataattCTTTGCCAAGTTTAAACGAATTTCTTGAATTCTTGAAGAATCGTGCTGATTTTTTGGAAACTATAGAGTTAAGCAATGTGACAAAACCGGATTATAAATCTAATTACCAAGATAAACGCTCTAGATCTCTGCTAACTAGTAAAAGCAGaagttgtaatttttgtaaacaaaatcaTTTGATTTACCTATGTGAAGAATTTCTTAAACTTTCAGTAGCCCAAAGATgggataaaataaaacaattaaatttATGCCGAAATTGTTTATGTACCGGACATTCCTACAAACAATGTAAATCGTTCGGTTGTAAGATATGTAAAGCCAAACACAGTTCTCTTTTACATGAAAATAAACCATCTGATATTCATGTTAAAGAAAACAGTTCAATTAATTTCAACCCGAACAATGATTCCGAGAATGAACCAAATAAAGTTAAGTTGTCAACTAATACTTCAGAAAATAATGTTAATAGAAATGagattgttttaaaaaataattgttcaAATAATGATTATGTACTGTTGAGTACTGCTAAAGTTAGAGTACATGATAGATACGGAAATACTCATATCGCACGAGTAATCCTAGATTCAGGGAGCCAATCATGTTTTATTACAGAGGATTTTCTAA